From Patescibacteria group bacterium, a single genomic window includes:
- a CDS encoding DUF1189 domain-containing protein, with translation MKKLTVFFYVLKRSLTSPGYYVDIIKAPFSFSLKFFYFYFFLYSLIGTAFIVPKLIPLKTLVLTLPSKLEKIYPADLEIKIDKGQASTNVVEPYFFSLKDVEKIFQENDVLGAKTPVVRNLLVIDTKAVIEDFSAYETLILLTKNNLVIQDKENGGFRVYSLADVPNLTINQQEIKDLTKQMMPWVQKIAVYLVPFLALLIFFGLFLFLPLSLFLSLLFYALLAWFLGKILSFPLTYKKAYQISMHSIILPTTIFGLFSLLSFNLSFPFLQTIIMVIMTTIILQNLKKNQEKTKPSQINPPILS, from the coding sequence ATGAAGAAACTGACGGTTTTTTTCTATGTTCTTAAAAGATCATTGACTTCGCCAGGTTATTATGTGGACATTATTAAAGCGCCCTTTAGTTTTTCCTTAAAGTTTTTTTATTTTTATTTTTTTCTTTACTCCTTAATCGGCACGGCTTTTATTGTCCCTAAATTGATCCCCTTAAAAACCCTGGTTTTGACCCTACCTTCTAAATTGGAAAAAATTTATCCGGCCGATTTGGAAATTAAAATTGACAAAGGCCAGGCCTCAACCAACGTGGTCGAGCCCTACTTTTTTTCTTTAAAAGACGTGGAGAAAATTTTCCAAGAGAATGATGTTTTAGGGGCCAAAACGCCCGTTGTCAGGAATCTTTTAGTGATTGATACCAAAGCCGTCATTGAAGATTTTTCGGCTTATGAAACCCTGATTCTTTTAACGAAAAATAATTTAGTGATACAGGATAAAGAGAATGGTGGTTTTCGCGTTTATTCTTTAGCCGACGTTCCGAACCTGACGATTAACCAGCAAGAGATTAAGGATCTAACGAAACAAATGATGCCTTGGGTGCAAAAAATTGCCGTCTATCTTGTGCCTTTCCTGGCTTTATTGATTTTTTTCGGCCTTTTTCTTTTTCTTCCTTTGAGTCTTTTTTTATCTCTTTTGTTTTACGCTTTATTGGCCTGGTTTTTGGGAAAAATCCTTAGTTTCCCATTGACTTATAAAAAAGCCTACCAGATCAGCATGCATTCAATTATTCTACCGACCACGATTTTTGGTCTTTTTAGTCTTCTCTCTTTCAATTTGTCTTTTCCTTTTTTGCAAACCATCATCATGGTTATAATGACGACGATTATTTTACAAAACCTTAAAAAGAATCAAGAAAAAACAAAACCTTCTCAAATTAATCCTCCAATCCTAAGTTGA
- a CDS encoding ribonuclease HI family protein, protein MSDKLFIYTDGGSRGNPGPSAVGVYIEDENGKTIQKIAKKIGEATNNIAEYLAIIEALEWFKTSNFKAAISHLHFFLDSRLVVNQVNGLFKVKNGNLRNFILKIRELEQELKIKINYELIPREKNWRADKLVNQALDL, encoded by the coding sequence ATGTCTGACAAACTTTTTATCTATACGGATGGAGGTTCAAGAGGCAATCCCGGACCATCGGCGGTCGGTGTTTATATTGAGGATGAAAACGGAAAAACGATTCAAAAGATAGCCAAAAAAATAGGGGAGGCAACCAACAATATCGCTGAATATCTGGCGATTATTGAAGCCCTGGAATGGTTTAAAACCTCAAATTTTAAAGCGGCCATTTCCCACCTTCATTTTTTTCTTGATTCACGTTTGGTTGTCAATCAAGTTAATGGCCTCTTTAAAGTTAAAAATGGAAATCTTCGCAATTTTATTTTAAAGATTCGAGAACTGGAACAAGAACTTAAGATCAAGATTAATTACGAGCTTATTCCTCGTGAAAAAAATTGGCGGGCCGACAAATTAGTCAATCAAGCACTAGACTTATAG